The genomic segment ACCGCCAGCACGGGCGCAAGGCTGTGCCGCAGCATGCTCAGGCAGGCGCGCAAGCGCGGGTCGATTGTTCGCGCCGGGGCGTTCATCGCGTGCGCCGGGTCCATCGCGCGCGATGACGATGCAGAAACTCCAAGGCCCAGCAGCGCGTCGATGCACAGGTCGCAACTGCTGAGCTGATCCGGGGCGTGGTCGGCCCATTGCACCCCGGCGGCCTGTGCGCGCAGCCAGGAGGCCCGGGCATCGGCGGGCGCCTTGTCCGGCTGGCCCAGCCAGGTGACCACCGCTTGGCGGCCATTGCGCTGCAGGTGCATCGCAGCCTCCAGGCCATCGCCGCCGTTGTTGCCGGGGCCACAGGCCAGCCACACCGTGCGTGCATATGGCGCCAGCGCCTGGGCCAACTGCGCCACGGCCAAGCCGGCGCGTTGCATCAACTGGTGCGCGGGCAGGGTGGCTGCGGCTGCACGCTCGATGCGGCCTGTGGCTGCGCTGTCGAATAGCGGGTGGGGCTGGTGCGGGGTGATGCGGTGCATTGGAGGTCTCCACGACGCATGAAATGATCACGCTTCCCCAACCAGGGACGCCCCGTTGAGGGCAGGGAGCCGCAGATACCTCCGGGGGGGGAATGTTGCATATCCCCGGATGCCAGCGGCCTCACCCCAGGACGGCTACGCCGTCCGCGCTATCCTTGCCTGCCCTGAACGGCGAGGCTTGTTGCGCACTGGGTCATCTTGTAACGGGCTTTTGCGATCATGTGACGGCGGTTTTCACTGTGTTTGCACAGGCTTTTCTGCAGGTAAAAGCGAGCAAATCATGCCAGATCCCTGCCCTCGGGCTCGAAAACGATTTATTCAACAACGCTGCAACTACCTGCGCAGTGAAACGACGAAGTGGCCGTCGTTCATCAAGGAAGCGAACATCAAGGCCGACTGATCCCGGGAGCGCCCCAGCGCGCGGGCAGTCACATGCGAGTCAGTTGACTCGCGTAACGAGAGGCCGACCAGCGAAATGTGCCTCGGCGTTTTCTAGAAACCGCAGCACTGACGCATGGATCGCTTGCGGCGAGATGCCGCCGACGTGGGGCGTGAGCACCGCGTTGTCGAACGCCAGCAACTGCGCAGGCGGTGCGGGTTCGTTCTCGTAAACGTCGAGTGCGGCCGCCCAGATGCGTTTCTCGCGCAACGCGTCGGCGACGGCGTTCGTGTCGACCAGCGTGCCCCGCGCGATGTTCACGAGCACGCCCTGCGGACCCAGCGCGTCGAGCACTTCACGGTCGACGATGTGGAACGTGGCCTTACCGCCCGGCGCGGCAATGACGAGAAAGTCGCACCAAGCCGCCAAACTCAGGATGCCGTCAAACCACTGAAAGCCGGTCTCGTCGCGGCGGGTGCGGCTGTGGTAGCCAATTTCCATGTCGAAACCACTGGCCCGCTTGGCGATCTTCCTGCCGATGGCACCGAGGCCAAAGATGCCCATCCGCCGTCCACTGACATGCGGCGGACGCGGAATGTCGTCACGCCACAGGCCGTTGCGCACTCCGTCGTTGAGAAACGGCAGGCGGCGGATGGCGGCCAGCAGGATGGCCATCGCATGGTCGGCCACGGCGGCGTCGTTGGTGCCGGCCGCATTGCAGACCGGAATGCCGCGAGTGCTGGCCGCGTCGAGCGCAATGTTCTCGAAACCGACCCCTACGGTGCTGATCAATTCCAGCTTCGGCAAGGCAGCGATCTCCGATGCCAGCAAGCCATTCGTGCCGTTGGTCAGCACCACGCGAATGTCTGGGCCTCGCGCAGCGATCTGGGCCTCGCCGTTGGTTCGGTCAGCGCCCAGCTTTTCATTGGGCGAGTAGATCACCTCGAAGCGCTCGGAGACTAGGGCACGGTGTTCTTCGGAAAGAAAGACGAGGACAAGGAGCAAGGGCTTCATGAAATGCGAAGAGATCCAAAAGACGTGATTGGTTTCAGCGCCAGAGCCGCAGGGCCGAAGGCGCGCCGTTGAACTGTAGGCGCTCGCCGATGTCGACAAACCTGGTTGCCATCGGTGCGGTAGAGCCGGATCTGACGATTGAGCGCGTCCTGCACCAACACCTGACGCCCATCCGGCGTGCAAGCGGCATGGGCCGGGCCGGCTTTTTCGCCCAGCATCAGTTTGGCCACCGTCTCGACGCGCTCGCCATCAATGGCCAGCAGTGAAACGGAGCCCTCGCCCCGATTGGCAACCAGCGCCAAGGTGCCCGTGCGGTTGATGGAGATGCCTGCAACGCCCGTGTGCAGCGCGGCCACCGCGCGCGGTGGCACCATGCCCGAAGGATCGAGCGCAGCGACCGACACGAGGTCGAAGGCGATTACCCTGGTTGGATCGGCCGGAGCACGCCGAGTGGCTGTACTCACAAGCGCCAGCCGGCCGGCCGGAACCAGCGCGATGGAACTCGGCGGGCCCATCAACCAGACCGGCATGACGATCGCGTTCACGATACGGAGCTTGCCACCTGACTCTTCGACAACCGCGAGCTTGTCCTTGGCGGCATCGACCACGCCGTCGAGCAGTGCGGCGCGGCCGTCCTGCGTCGACAGGAAGTACGAAGGCGCGGACACGGCCGGCTCAGCGGCCGCGCAGCCCGCAAGGGTCAGCGCGGCGACGAGCGCCAGACGATGAAAGGGCGTGAACATGTGCATTGCGAGCCTCCGATCAGTCAACGCGCGCACCGGACAGCTTGACAAGCTTGCCCCACTTATCGATCTCCACCGTCAGGTTCTTCTTGAATTCAGCCGGTGTATTGCCCACCGGCGTGGATCCCTGGTCTGCGAATATCTTGCACACAGATGGATCCTGCAGGATATTGCTGATAGTTGCACCCAGGCGGCGCACGACAGCTGGTGGTGTGCCGGCGGGTGCGAACACACCGTTCCAAAGCACAACGTCGAACCCGGGCAGTTCCTCTGCGATGGCAGGCACGTCGGGAAGGCGCGGCGAGCGGGCCTTGGTGGTCACGCCGAGTGCACGCAACTTACCGCTGTCGATGTAGGGCAGCACTTCCACCAAGGGCGAAAAAACGGCCTGGATCTGACCGCTCAGCAGGTCGACATTCGCCGGCGCGCCGCCCTTGTAGGGCACATGAACCATTTCGCCATGGGCCATGCTGTTGAACAAGGCGCCCGACAGATGCTGCGAGGTGCCATTGCCGGCAGAGCCGAAGTTGACAACGCCCTTTTTCTGGCGAGCGTATTCAACAAACTCCCGCAGATTCTTGACCGGCACGTTGTTGTTGACCACCAGCACGTTCGGGATCAGCGCCACTTGCGAGACGGGGATCAGATCCTTCTGCAGGTCGAAGCCCATGTTCTTGTAGAGCGTCACGTTGGTGGCGATGGTGCTGGTCGACATCAGCAGTGTGTAGCCATCCGGCGGCGCCTTGGCGACATAGGCGCCACCGATGTTGCCGCCAGCGCCGGGACGGTTATCGACGACCACGGTCTGGCCGAGTTCGCCCGCGAACTTCTCGGCGACCAAACGAGCCGTGATGTCGGTGCTGCCCCCCGCCGCAAGAGGCACCACGAGGGTGATGGTTCGCTCGGGCCAATCGGCGCGGGCTACGAAGCCGGCCAGCACGAGTGCGAAGGCCAGCAACGCCTTGGGGAAGTGTGTGTTTGTCATGGCCTTGTCTCTAATTTTCAAGTTGGGGGAAGCACGCCCGCCCGGCGTGCCGTCTTCTTGCGCGGAGGGTCGCTCCGCGTGGTGCAACGGGCGCGCCGTTTTAGCGCTGGCCGTCCTTGACGGTGACGTTCTCCGCGCGCAGTCCCCCCAGGCGCTCGTGCACGCGGCTGCCGGTCGACATCACCAAGGCGTACAGCAATTCGTCCGGGCGCGGGCTGTCGATGGCGCCGACATCCATGGTGCTGAAATGACTGCGTACATAGCAGGCTTCGATGTGGTGCAGCGGGATCTGAAGGCGGGTGCCGGCCGAGGCCACGACCTTGGCGGCCGGCACGATCGATTTGGCGAGTGGGAGGTTGGCGCGCATCGGCCAGCCTCCAGATTCATGCCAGATCGCGCCGTGTTCGAGTTCACCATTCAGGCCAACGATGGCCCCCTTGCCGTAGGCCTGAATCTTGTCCGCACCACCGAGGGCCGCCAGCAGTTCAGGAACCAGTATCTCGGCCATCGCCGTAGCGTCTTTCACCAGACCTGAGAGGTCCTCGACGTAGCGGCCTGCGTAGGGGTTGTGGATCACCACAGCAATGCAGCCCATCTTGATCGGCTCGGCGCGCGCCGGACCACTTTCGTGATAGATGGATTCGACGTTGAGCAGTTTTTTTCGGATCTTGATGAGGGACATCATGGACTCCTGATGAAAATGGATGAGGGAAGAAAACAAGACAGAGGAAAGCTCGTGATGCGCCTGCATTGCGTCATAGAGGCTGCATGCCGACGTCTTTGAAGCCGCTCAAGCCTTGTTACCCGCCTCGCCGAACTGGACTCCAGCCCATCCTTCGAAGTGCCGGATTGGGTACACGTTGTCCTGCTGGGCATCGCCCTGGGTGATGGCGAATGCGAGGAACTGGCGGGCGGCCGGGCTCACCAACATCGGTGCGCCGATCTTCTCGGCCTCGTCGATGCACATCTTGATGTCCTTGTGAAGCAATTCGGTGGTGAAGCGAATCGGAAAGCTGCGATCCAACGCGCACTGTGGAATGCGCTCGAGCGTGGCAAAAGAGCGGCCGCTGGACACGTTGATGACATCGAGCATGGTCTTGGAATCCAGTCCGGCCTTGACGCCGTAGACCAACGCTTCGCAGCTCGCCACCATGCTGGTGGCATAGAGCGTGTTGTTGATGATCTTCATCGTCTGGCCGAGGCTGGGATCGGCACCCAGATAGAAGATGCTCTTGCCGATGACACGCAGCAGAGCTTCGACTTCCCTGTACGCTGCCTCGGATCCTGCAGGCATCACGGCCAGCGTGCCTTTTTCAGCGGCGACAGTGCCGCCGCTCACCGGCGCACCGATGAGCGCGATGTCACGAGCCTTGAGCAGTGCCTCGACCTCCTTCGTGACCGAAGGACCGGTCGTCGACAGATCAACCACGATGCGCACTGCACAGCCTTGTGCCACTTCGGAAGCCACGTCAGCTACGATCCGAGGCATCGGCAGACACAACAGCACGATCTCCGTCTGCGAGGCCAGTTCCTTCGCATTGCCGACACCTGTAGCGCCCTTGGCGACCAAGCGCTGCTGCATGGTGTCATTGCGGTCATGAACCAGCAGTTCGTGGCCTGCAGCCAGCAGGCGCGTGCCGAGATGCACGCCGATGTTGCCCAGTCCGACGAGTCCGATTTTCATGTCCAATGTCTTCCGAGGTGATGCTCTGATGGCCGCCATGCCGAGCGAATTTGCCGGGGTTGACTCAGCCGCTTCATGGTTCGGCAACGAAGCCCAGGCGTTTGAGTGCGGCATCAACCCAGGACGTATCGAGCGTGCCGGAGGCGATGTGGGCGATGACGCGCTTTTCCTGCTCGTTTTTTTCTCGCGCGGCAGCGCAGATCGCCTCGGCCTCGTCGATCGGTACGCAGAGCACACCGTCGGCGTCGCCCACGATCAGGTCGCCGGGCTGAATGACCATGCCGTCGATGGCGATGGCCACATTGATCTGGCCCGGCCCGTCCTTGTAAGGACCACGGTGCGTGACGCCAGCCGCATACACCGGAAAGGGTGACGCGCGGAGCATGCCGGCGTCGCGAATCGCGCCGTTTAGAGCATATTTGACTTAAAACCAAACAATTCATGATATGATGCGGCGTCTTTTTTCTGAAGGAGTATGCAATGCAAGCGTATTCGCAGGATTTGCGAGATAGGGTGCTGAAGGCGATAGAACAAGGAGATCGTCCTACCGATATTGCCAAGCGTTTTGAAGTCAGTCGAGTATGGGTGTACCAAGTCAAGACGCGTCTTGAAGAAGGTATTCGACATAGTTTCCAGATTGGCGGGCATCGGAAATCTTGCCTTGCTCCAGTGGAGCCTATGTTGCGGGAATGGATTAAAGACAGAGCGGATTTGACACTGCGCGAGATGTGCGAACGGCTGGCCGAGCATGGGATAACGATCAAAGCCCCAGCCCTATGGCACCAACTGAATAAATGGGGTTTGAGCTTTAAAAAAAACTCTGCACGCCAGCGAGCAAGAGCGTAAGGATGTGCAAGCGGATCGGGTTGCATGGAAGGAAAGCCAGCCAGCACTTGACGCAACAAAGCTTGTGTTCCTTGATGAGACGGGCACATCCACCAACATGACCCGCACACGAGGCCGTTCGCCGAAGGGACAGCGTTGCATAGCCAGTGTTCCACATGGTCACCGGAAAATCACCACCTTCATTGCCGGCTTGCGGGTAAACGCCGTGACCGCCCCAATGGTCTTGGATGGCCCTATGGATGGCGAAGCATTCCTGGCCTATATACAGCAATTTCTGTGTCCTACGCTGCACCCTGGTGATATCGTGATCGCTGATAATTTGTCCAGCCATAAAGTCTCTGGTGTGCGTGAGGCCATTGAGGGGGTTGGTGCAACATTGCGTTATCTTCCGCCTTACTCACCAGATTTGAACCCTATCGAAAAATTCTTTTCCAAACTGAAAGCCCTGCTCAGGCAAGCTGAACAGCGTACTGTCGATGGACTTTGGAATACCATCGGGCACCTGCTTGATTGTTTTACACCACAGGAATTGTCCAACTACTTTTCATCTTCTGGATATGTTTCTACTTAAATCAAAAATGCTCTATGACGATGCCGGCAATGCCGCGACTGGCGGCGTAGCCGGTCATAAGCTCACCCATGATGGCGTTGGTGAGATCGCCCCCGGCATCGACCACGATCACGTCGCCCGGCTGTGCCAAGTCAAGCGCTTTGTGCGCCATCAGATTGTCGCCAGGGCGGGTCTTGACCGTGAAGGCGGGGCCTGCGAGCGCATCGCCAGCGTGCATGGGACGCAGGCGCGGGCCGGCGGCCGTGATGCGCATCATGCAGTCACTGATGTTCGCCACAGGGATGCCCCGCAAGCGCGCCACCAGATCGGCGGAAACCTGCCGACGCCTCTTGAATATCTGGATCTGACTCATGGTGCCTGCCGTGTCTTGTTGTGAATACCCGAATCCACATTGTGCGGAGGCGGGGGAACGCAATGTAAGACAGCAGGCTGTAAAAGCACCTATGCTGTATGTGCTGCGGGATATAGCCTGAGGTTAATTTCCGGGTTTACCTGCACTCGGGCGCGTGGCGGTCTGGAGACCGTTTTGCCGGTCGGCAACCGACTCCAGCAGCAGCTCGATGAACTTGTCCGCATGCGTCTTGCGCGTGTCAAACACCGAACGCACGATGCTTGGCACCAGCCGGATCTCGTCGGCGAGGGGCAGCACCTGCAGGTCCGTCCAGGCGATGCCCTCAACCGTGAACTGGTCGACCATGGCGATCCCCGCTCCCGAGCGCACCAGTGAGCACGCCACATCGGTCTGGTGGATATCGATGCGCGACTCGAGCGTCACGCCGGCTTTTCGAAAGGCAGCCGACACCAACTGGCCGAACGGGATCGTCGGATGGTGGACGATCAACGTGTAACGCGCCAGATCGGCGATCGACACCGTCGCCAATTGCGCCAGCTCGTGACCGAACGGAACCACGCACACCATTCGGCCTTCCGCGAAGGGCTGCATCGTCAGGTTGGGGTGCGCCAACGGCAGCACCGAGATGGCCAAGTCAACTTGGTTGCTCAGCACTTCCTGCGCCATGCTATTGAGCAGCGTGGTGTGGTAGTTCACGCGGATATTGGGGTATCGCCACACGAAGCGCGTGATGGCTTGCGGAATCAGGCCGCGACTCAGGCACGGGCTCGACGCGATGTTGAGCGTGCCAGGCGGGCCTTGCGCCAGACCGCGGGCAAAATCATCGACCCGCAGTGCCTGCTGATAGAGCTCGTCGACCTCCCGGAACAGCGCATCGCCCTCGGGCGTGGGCACGAGCTTGCCCTTGATACGGTTGAACAGCGCCAGTCCGAGCGTGTGCTCCGTATGGGACACAATGCGGCTGACAGCCGGCTGCGAAATGAACAGAAGCTTGGCCGCACCGTTGATGGAGCCAGTGAGCATGACGGCGCGGAACACCTCCATCTGGCGTAGTCTGAATCTCATGTATTGTTGCGCGCCTCTTTTTGCAGCGCTTGCTCGATTTGCAGGGCCGCATTGAGCACTTGGTCATCTTTGAGCGCGCCATGCCAGACCATCAGGCCGACCGGCAGTTCGCCGGGCTGATGGCAGGGCAGGGACAAGGCACAGCCGTCGAGCAGGTTGATGATGCT from the Verminephrobacter eiseniae EF01-2 genome contains:
- a CDS encoding NAD(P)-dependent oxidoreductase, which translates into the protein MKIGLVGLGNIGVHLGTRLLAAGHELLVHDRNDTMQQRLVAKGATGVGNAKELASQTEIVLLCLPMPRIVADVASEVAQGCAVRIVVDLSTTGPSVTKEVEALLKARDIALIGAPVSGGTVAAEKGTLAVMPAGSEAAYREVEALLRVIGKSIFYLGADPSLGQTMKIINNTLYATSMVASCEALVYGVKAGLDSKTMLDVINVSSGRSFATLERIPQCALDRSFPIRFTTELLHKDIKMCIDEAEKIGAPMLVSPAARQFLAFAITQGDAQQDNVYPIRHFEGWAGVQFGEAGNKA
- a CDS encoding lactonase family protein, coding for MHMFTPFHRLALVAALTLAGCAAAEPAVSAPSYFLSTQDGRAALLDGVVDAAKDKLAVVEESGGKLRIVNAIVMPVWLMGPPSSIALVPAGRLALVSTATRRAPADPTRVIAFDLVSVAALDPSGMVPPRAVAALHTGVAGISINRTGTLALVANRGEGSVSLLAIDGERVETVAKLMLGEKAGPAHAACTPDGRQVLVQDALNRQIRLYRTDGNQVCRHRRAPTVQRRAFGPAALALKPITSFGSLRIS
- a CDS encoding tripartite tricarboxylate transporter substrate binding protein; the protein is MKIRDKAMTNTHFPKALLAFALVLAGFVARADWPERTITLVVPLAAGGSTDITARLVAEKFAGELGQTVVVDNRPGAGGNIGGAYVAKAPPDGYTLLMSTSTIATNVTLYKNMGFDLQKDLIPVSQVALIPNVLVVNNNVPVKNLREFVEYARQKKGVVNFGSAGNGTSQHLSGALFNSMAHGEMVHVPYKGGAPANVDLLSGQIQAVFSPLVEVLPYIDSGKLRALGVTTKARSPRLPDVPAIAEELPGFDVVLWNGVFAPAGTPPAVVRRLGATISNILQDPSVCKIFADQGSTPVGNTPAEFKKNLTVEIDKWGKLVKLSGARVD
- a CDS encoding IS630 family transposase (programmed frameshift), whose amino-acid sequence is MQAYSQDLRDRVLKAIEQGDRPTDIAKRFEVSRVWVYQVKTRLEEGIRHSFQIGGHRKSCLAPVEPMLREWIKDRADLTLREMCERLAEHGITIKAPALWHQLNKWGLSLKKTLHASEQERKDVQADRVAWKESQPALDATKLVFLDETGTSTNMTRTRGRSPKGQRCIASVPHGHRKITTFIAGLRVNAVTAPMVLDGPMDGEAFLAYIQQFLCPTLHPGDIVIADNLSSHKVSGVREAIEGVGATLRYLPPYSPDLNPIEKFFSKLKALLRQAEQRTVDGLWNTIGHLLDCFTPQELSNYFSSSGYVST
- a CDS encoding 2-hydroxyacid dehydrogenase produces the protein MKPLLLVLVFLSEEHRALVSERFEVIYSPNEKLGADRTNGEAQIAARGPDIRVVLTNGTNGLLASEIAALPKLELISTVGVGFENIALDAASTRGIPVCNAAGTNDAAVADHAMAILLAAIRRLPFLNDGVRNGLWRDDIPRPPHVSGRRMGIFGLGAIGRKIAKRASGFDMEIGYHSRTRRDETGFQWFDGILSLAAWCDFLVIAAPGGKATFHIVDREVLDALGPQGVLVNIARGTLVDTNAVADALREKRIWAAALDVYENEPAPPAQLLAFDNAVLTPHVGGISPQAIHASVLRFLENAEAHFAGRPLVTRVN
- a CDS encoding amino acid synthesis family protein; the protein is MSLIKIRKKLLNVESIYHESGPARAEPIKMGCIAVVIHNPYAGRYVEDLSGLVKDATAMAEILVPELLAALGGADKIQAYGKGAIVGLNGELEHGAIWHESGGWPMRANLPLAKSIVPAAKVVASAGTRLQIPLHHIEACYVRSHFSTMDVGAIDSPRPDELLYALVMSTGSRVHERLGGLRAENVTVKDGQR
- a CDS encoding LysR family transcriptional regulator, which produces MRFRLRQMEVFRAVMLTGSINGAAKLLFISQPAVSRIVSHTEHTLGLALFNRIKGKLVPTPEGDALFREVDELYQQALRVDDFARGLAQGPPGTLNIASSPCLSRGLIPQAITRFVWRYPNIRVNYHTTLLNSMAQEVLSNQVDLAISVLPLAHPNLTMQPFAEGRMVCVVPFGHELAQLATVSIADLARYTLIVHHPTIPFGQLVSAAFRKAGVTLESRIDIHQTDVACSLVRSGAGIAMVDQFTVEGIAWTDLQVLPLADEIRLVPSIVRSVFDTRKTHADKFIELLLESVADRQNGLQTATRPSAGKPGN